The DNA segment ACAATACGGAAGGCACTTAAAATATCCTCAAAAAAACTGGGTGAAAAAAATGTCGAAAGGATATTTGAAAACATCCCGGAAGAACTCCTGCAAAAGCGTCCCGAAGAACTTACGCTGAAGGAATTTTCGTTTATGTCAAACATTGCAAAAATAGCAAAATAAAAAGGTGGTTCTTAAAATTCGTCAGGGAAAACTTCTTTTCCTGTAACAGCATCAATGTACACTGTCCTTTCCTCGTATCCGCTTGCAGCGGTCACCCTGAACATGGGGTAATAAAATGTATAATAATCCGTAATCTCGGATGTCGGTTCTACAACTTTAAGAACCGTCCTCATGTCACTCTCCTCAACAGTCCTCTTCTCTGTAGTCCCTTCTTCAAGATGACCCATCCGAAGGTTCATTTTGACTTCTTTTGGTTTTACCACCGGGAGGGAGTCTGACACAAGAGGCACATATACAGGTTCTTCCGACTCGCCTATAGTCTCTGAACGGGTAATAAGCCTCTTTTTTTCAAGAGAAGAAATAGATCTTTCAACGGTTTTTTTATCCAGACCGCTTTGCGCTTCAATACCTGCCAAGGTGTCACCCTTTATCGGCAGAAGGCTTAAAATGACTACAGAGGATTCATCAAGTCCTACATATTCTGAAAAAAAAGACCTGAAACTAAGACCACGGGATAAGTTAACGCCTGCACCGTTTCTTCCGTCTATTAAAAAAGAAGCTTTTCTGGTTGATTTTTTGAGAATTCCACCGATATATTTTATTGAAACTTTCACAATCGGGATATAAACCAAATCTGCCGACAACAGCTTTTCACCGGAGCCCAAACCCAATCTGCTTTTTTTAAGCTTTTTAGATGCTGTTTTCAGTGCTTCATCTCTTTCTACCACAGGAATAACAGCTTCTTTCTTTATTTTTTCAGCAACTAAAGCCTTTTTTTTCTTTGCCTGACTTCCTTTTTGGGATGCTGTTTTTTTTGCAGGAGACGAAACATGGCCAAGGCTTTTTACGGCGATTGCTTCAGTCACTCTGTCCGTGTCTGTTTCATTTTCAGTAAAGACGTCATTTTCTTTATTACCTGAGGATACACTATAGTCACCGTCATTTAAATCGTCAATAATATCCACTTCAGGCTCTTCCTGCTCACCAGAATCGTTATCATCAGAGATCTCCCTGTACTCAAGAACCGGAGTCAGACCACGGTGCTGCGTCTCACGTTTCCCGAACCTCATCTTCGTTTTTTCACGCACGAGATTTCCCATAACAAAGAAATCACCGGGGTTCAGTGTCGTAAGTTCCTCGACTTCCTGTTTTGAACTGAAAAAAAGACCGACTGCCTTAAGATCATTTTCTATAGAGAGCTTTCCTATTATCTGGTTATTGCACTGGGAGAGAACATTTTTTGTAACTATAGCAGGCCTCTGAGTTGCAACCATCATTCCAAGACCTC comes from the Methanomicrobium sp. W14 genome and includes:
- a CDS encoding ATP-binding protein, whose translation is MELKIGKAGGRDFYIDAQELVTGRTCIIAQSGAGKSWSIAVLCEKMCRNNIGFCLIDTEGEYYSLKEKYDNIWWIGAEGGDSECDGITMDYDIEKVNIQHILQRAVSESRPVIYDVSEVEMIPRVTKMVHALYDVATEQRKPYLLIVEESDKFIPQSKDSIKKIEEISRRGRKRGLGMMVATQRPAIVTKNVLSQCNNQIIGKLSIENDLKAVGLFFSSKQEVEELTTLNPGDFFVMGNLVREKTKMRFGKRETQHRGLTPVLEYREISDDNDSGEQEEPEVDIIDDLNDGDYSVSSGNKENDVFTENETDTDRVTEAIAVKSLGHVSSPAKKTASQKGSQAKKKKALVAEKIKKEAVIPVVERDEALKTASKKLKKSRLGLGSGEKLLSADLVYIPIVKVSIKYIGGILKKSTRKASFLIDGRNGAGVNLSRGLSFRSFFSEYVGLDESSVVILSLLPIKGDTLAGIEAQSGLDKKTVERSISSLEKKRLITRSETIGESEEPVYVPLVSDSLPVVKPKEVKMNLRMGHLEEGTTEKRTVEESDMRTVLKVVEPTSEITDYYTFYYPMFRVTAASGYEERTVYIDAVTGKEVFPDEF